The following is a genomic window from Fusarium oxysporum Fo47 chromosome IV, complete sequence.
CAATGGTCAGATTCTTCCATCTAGAATAGCCTCTCGCTCGAGCCAGCGCATCATGATTTCCACAACAACCCCCTGCAAGACCCTGAAAGTTGTTCATCTGCTAGCGCCGCGCCAGGCGCGATCTCCTCAGCTTTGCTTATTTCCCGCTTCTCCTCGTTGATGCGTTATCGATTCGTTAGTCTTGGACGCTATCAACGATTCATTCCAAAAGTCAGTTTTTTATTCGAGGGAGCAGCCAAATGGAGTAAGTCTTTTGTCTGGAACACAATTGATTGTCTTGAGACACCATTCAATCCAATACTATGATGTGCCCTGTCCCTAGGGAGCAAAAAAGCCATGAGATCTTCAATTGGACAGCTGAAAAAGCCAATCAAAAGTCTCCTATGCTTATCATAAAACTGTCTAAGTGTTTTTTGTCACTTACGATCATGGTGTCATATTCAAGGTAGCATCAAATTTTGATCATCATCGCGTACCCTATATCACCGTGCGTCCTCATTCAACTTTGAGTAATCGTAACCCATGAGGCAGTGCATTGTCAAGAAGGTAACACTTTTCTTATTTGCTGACTTGTCGAAGAATATTGGCATATTCATGATCTTCCTCAACTGccgatgatcttcttctgcatGACGATCCCTGTCATAAATAGCAATAGTTTGCAGATGCTCCATAAGCAAATGCCGAATCCATATCTCCACGTCTTGACTCACACATCGACACTTCTTCAAGTGCATCAACATACGATATCTTGGTTTTATGAGCAGAACTTCAATGGTATCTTTATTGAATCAAAACAAGTATCATTTACCTGAAGAAGAATCAATGAATGTTCATCGACCTCCAATTCTTGTCAACGAATAAAGGTCAACATACAACAAACAACAATCTGACATTTCCAATAGCCTTTTGGCTTATACGTCAAAAACAGGTATTCTATAATCTTATCGTGTTTGTAAATTAGATAATTCTTGGATGTTATTGCCTTCCTTGACCCATCAAAAGACAGTCTAGTTTCCAAGGTATACGGCAACTAAAAGACCTCCGGAATATGGAAGCGTAgtgagcttgaagccattggTAGTGTCCTCTAGATAAGCCATCAGGTCCTTATAACCTGCCTTGGCAGCCTCAGTGTTATCAGCAACTACTGTAGCACCTGGCTTCATGCGCGGCCTGACGAGCTTGAGTGTAGGCAGAGCCAGAGGGGTCCAAACTGCAGTTTGGTTAGTAACACTGGACAAGAGAAGAATGCTTTCCTCGCCATGGGGGCTGACTCACTGTCTAGGAGTAGGAAATCCACTTGTTCTGGCAGATCGGTCTTGAGCGTCTCTCGCAAATCTCCCTCTCGTAATTCAATAAatttctcaacatcatcaccagcttGACTCCAGTACTTGCGAGCCTTGAAAGCCTTGGTAGGTTCATTTTCAGTTGCAATGACCTTGCCTGGCTGCGACCCAGCATTCTGAGAAACTGCCAGAGCTAGGTAGATAGTGCTAACACCAAATGATGTCCCAGCTTCGACAACGAAACGTGCCTTCATAGATCGCAGCAGGAGGTATACATAGGCACACTTGTCAGGATCCAATGCGACAAACTTGTCAAGTGCGGTAGAGGCAGGTCCATCTGTGCTGACGTAGGGGGGCTCATCGAGAGCTTGCTTGTGAAGGTCTCGAAGAAGCTCGATAGTTTGAGAGCTTGCGGCTATAGAAGCCAGAGTTGTTTCGATAGAAGCGTAGTCAGGCATATTGGAGTTCAATAGGCAACTGCACAGATGGTTAAGTGATACAGAACCACTAGTTAATTCAAGAGAAAGTCTGGCCTTTATGTAATTCGAGAGTCGGACTCAGGCTGGGGCCGAGGTTTATATCCGTTGATGCGTGAGGAATCAATGTGGAACCTGCAGTCATGGGAAGGCGTTGACGAAGTTAACCCCGCTCCTCGGCGTCAGAAGTTATCGACCGGTGCCGAACTCGGGATATACTGTTTCTTGAGTCACTCGAAGAGAGAAAAAGTTGAGTCATCGGAGCAACGTAGATACATGGAAAAGCAGTGTGTTCTCAAATTTATCAAGGTTCATTGGACTTTTCAGATAGCTTATACCTCCAGAGAGTATCAGCATCGATAGTTATCTAGCCATCGATCAATACTTACAGTCTCCTATAACTGTAATCCCTCAATTAGATATAGaaattgagaagaaggacaagattTTTCGAATAACTCTCAGATTTTAGTCCAGTTCACGGTTCGCACCATTTTTACTTCTACTTATATACCTGGAGTCGCCTGTTGCACAAACATGGATCACACTGACAGCCAGAGCATTCGAAAACTTTTCAATAACAGAGAGTCTGATAATTAGAACTATATATACAACTTCCGTTACAGTCGCAGACTATAGGTTCGCCTTTAGTCCTTGTTAGTGAAAGATTGATCTTGATCCCCGACTTGACGTTGTGAATTTCGGGACACTCTGGACCTTTGAAAAGATAACAAAAGGAATAAAACTTTTCAAATCTCAATATTTACTTTACCAAACGCATCTAAAACCGGTTTAGGACTTCAGTCACATAGGGTTCGGGGTTTACGTTGTCATTTACATCCTAGCTTCTCCAGTTTTGAAATAGATGgaaatatatttatagacATCTTCCTGAAATTACGTGATCCCAAGACATCATGAGCACATTATAAGCTTTGCTTAAGAGTACTCACTAATCATAGGCTATATCTCTTCCATATGGCAGGAGACTGTACCTAGCTGACTCagagaaagaaataaaacacCATAACTGCAGTCCAGACAGAGATTATTGAAAACAATACGAATTGAAGATTCAAATGGTTCTGAGAAAGGGCTTGTAATTGAAAAAACGAAATTATCTGGTTCCTCTAAGGGCCAGATTTAGGCCAAGCCAGCATTGCATCGATCCTTTGCAACATGGTGTGAAACTTTGTAGTACAACAAGCCCTGGGGGCAGCTGGTATGAGCCATTGAATCGAAAAGAGAGACAATAGCCTATAATTTACTGCGAGTTCATGAAATAAAAAACCAATTTGTTCCTTCAGCGTTCAACAAATATGGTCAATTTGGTTTAGCTGCCCTGGAGATGGAGCACAAACGCTGCGGTGACAGCTCGCCTTTTATGATTACACATTGAAACCTCCAAACCTCGATCGTTTGGGGGCAGTTGGAACGTAAGATGTGTCAGATTTCATTTGTAATAACAACCTGAGGGCAAGGCTGAATAGTGCAGAGGTGCCTCAAATGGAGCCATGTGATGATATTGGTGGATGAATCAGTAACGAAAGTGCTATCGGGATACTGGGCGTAATGGATGACATGCATGTTTTCGACTATTGCATTAGATGCTGTGTAGAGCAGACAAAAGAGAGACA
Proteins encoded in this region:
- a CDS encoding S-adenosyl-L-methionine-dependent methyltransferase; the encoded protein is MPDYASIETTLASIAASSQTIELLRDLHKQALDEPPYVSTDGPASTALDKFVALDPDKCAYVYLLLRSMKARFVVEAGTSFGVSTIYLALAVSQNAGSQPGKVIATENEPTKAFKARKYWSQAGDDVEKFIELREGDLRETLKTDLPEQVDFLLLDIWTPLALPTLKLVRPRMKPGATVVADNTEAAKAGYKDLMAYLEDTTNGFKLTTLPYSGGLLVAVYLGN